The sequence TTCAAAAAATCGGCTTTCACCTCTACTAATACTGATATTTTCTTTCCTCAGCGCTATTTTGATTCCTTGGGGTATTTGGCAATATAATCTGGCAATAATTCGGTCTATTGAAAATGAAGTTTCTCTAGCTTTAGCTTCAACCCCTGAGTTAGCATTATATCGCTTAACAGTACAGGAAGAAAAGAGTAAGCTGAAATTAACTGGGCGAGTTCCTAATCAAGTTCTGCAAAAGCAAGCCGAAAAAGTTGCTAAATCAACTGCTCCCGCATGGTTAATTGACAACCAAATTCTTTCAGTTGAAGTTCCCACTGATTTAGTACTAGCTGCTGCGGAAGTCAAACGAGTCACTACAGTTTTAAATAAAATGGACGGTGTGAAAATTTCTACTCGATACAGTGCGAGTAAAGTTTTTGTTGATGGTAGTGTCAACCGCGTTAAAGATACACACATAATTCAATCTGCTTTGGAACAAATTCCCGGTGTGAAGTCAATATTTATTACAGTACAAATATCATTTGTAAACAATCGTATTAGATTTTATTTTGAACCTAATTCGGCTACTGTCAAACCCGTAGATTTAGAAGACAAAATTAAGCAAGTTAAATTACTTTTAGAACAGCATCCAATGCACCATGTAAAAATTGTAGGTTATAGCTATTCTCCCGCTAATACTGCTCAAGCACAACAGTTAGCACTGGCGCGAGCGCAAGCTGTACAACAAGCATTAATTGATCAAGGTGTAGAACAGTTTCGCTTAAAAGTATTTGGGTTAACAACTTTACCACCAGAAGTTGACGCTGCTCAACCAAATTGGTTAAACCGATGTGTTGTTCTAGAATTGGTGAGTTATCAGTAAGATAAATAATTATTTTTATTTTTTGAATTGTGCTCAATGAAAAATTACGCCTCTCACTAGTTAATTATGTCTATAATATCTAAAAAAATTTGTTTAATTGGTGATTTTGGTGTGGGTAAAACTAGCCTAATTCGCAGATTTGTAGAAGGTCAATTTAGTGACCAGTATCTTTCAACTGTGGGGGTAAAGATTTCTCGGAAATTGGTGAATGTTACCGACAATCTTAGCCCAGATAAGCAACAGTTACAGATGATTATCTGGGATATTGAAGGTAGTAATAGATTTAAAGCGATCGCTCCCAGTTATTTTCAAGGCGCAAAAGGCGCAGTAATCATCGGTGATATGACAGTTAAAGATACTCTCGATCATCTTTTAGGACATATCCAGAGTTTTTTAGCGGTTAGCCCTAAAAGTAATATTGTTATAGCATTAAATAAATCAGATTTAATTGAAAATGAATATTTAGAAAGTCTGCGACAATTTTATAAATTTAGCGAAATAGAGCCTGTCATAGCTACTTATATAACCTCGGCTAAAACGGGTGAGAATGTTGGGGAAATATTTGAAACTTTAGCCCAAAAACTTATTTAATTTGATTCGCTAGTTTTTAAACATACTGTATTATTGTGGGGTCTTGATGAATTCATTATTCACTAATTTATTATCACTACAAAGAATTGAATATTTGATTATTGATCAGGAATTAAATATCTTAGAAAAGTCACTAGGAGTAGAACGTTTAGATACCTGTGAGCAAGCGCACAAAGGTCAAGATATTCGATTAATTTTTCCTGAATTAACTGGACTAGAAGATATTTTTCAGGAAATTTTGCAGGGTAGGAGAAATAATTTTAAACTAAAAGGAATGATGCGTTCCGCTGTTAATAACAGCGATGCTCCTGTGTATATAGATATTTGTATTACTAATAATATACATAATAACTATCAAAGTCATGAATTAATGATTCTTATCGAAGATGTCACGAACAGAATGGTACTGGAACAGGCTTTAACTCAGGCTACAAATGAAGCCAACCTGTTATTAAATAAATTAAGTGCTACTAACCAATATGTTAATCAAATTATGGAGTCAATGGTTGATGTTTTAATGGTGACGACTTTATCAGGAAAAATAAAAAAACTTAATTTATCTGCCCAAGTTCTCTTAGAATATTCTGAAGCGGAACTGATTGGACAACCTATTTGTAAATTTATCACTGGAGTTGATAATTTAATCACAAAAACAGGCGAAATACAAAAGACTTCTCTTACTAATATTCATCAAGAATTAAACTCTCCTACTATTTCTGTTCCTTTAATCAAAGAGGCTGAAAGTGTTTGTCACACTCGGACAGGAAAAATCATTCCTGTGGCTTTTTCTTGTTCAATGGTACAGACTGAAGTTGAGCATTTCCAGGGTTATGTTTACATAATTCGAGACATAACTGAACGCAAGCAAGCAGAACTAGCGAAGCGGGAGTTTATAGCTATGATTAGCCATGAAATTCGCACTCCTATCACATCGGTCACTGGAATGGCGAGTTTATTACTCAATAGTGAATTGAGTATTCAACAACAGGATTTTGTGAAAACTATTTATAGTAGTAGTAATATTTTATTAAAAATCATCAATGATATTTTAGATTTTTCTAAAATTGACTCGGGAAAAATAGAAATAGAAACACAACCTTTTAATCTGATAATTTGTCTTCATGAAGCCATTAATCTACTTCTACCTAAAGCTAGAGAAAAAGGTTTAAAACTGACATTGTTAGAGTTGTCAGACCTTCCTGAGATGATTGTGGGAGACATTACTAGATTGCGCCAAGTTTTAGTAAATTTACTCAACAATGCTATTAAATTTACTGAAGTTGGCGATGTTGAGATTTCAGTAAAAGTATTTAAAAAACAAGAATTAAAAAATGCAGTAGAAATACAATTTGCTGTGAGAGATACAGGAATTGGAATTCCTAGCGATCGCTTTGAGCGTCTGTTTCTGGCTTTCAGTCAAGTCAATGCTTCCATCACCCGCCAGTACGGTGGTACTGGTCTAGGGCTGGCTGTTTGCAAACAGTTATGTGAGTTGATGGGTGGGCGAATTTGGGTAGAAAGTCAGGTAAATGTAGGTAGTAAATTTTACTTTACTATTGTGGCTCCTGTGTTTGATGAGCCGGGAGGAAATAACGCAGATATTGCCAATGATACCCAAATTAATACTCGAATGGCAAAGCAATTTCCTTTAAGGATACTGTTAGTAGAAGACCATATTATTAATCAGAGGATGATAGGATTAATGTTGCAAGGCATGGGCTATCAACCAGATATTGTCAATAACGGTTTAGAAGCACTTGCGGCGTTGCATCGTCAACTCTATGATGTGGTATTGATGGATATACAAATGCCGCAAATGGACGGTTTAACGGCTACACAGCATATATATCAAGAGTGGACAAAGGAAACTCGCCCGTGGATTATTGCTCTTACAGCTAGTGCAATGCGGGAAGTAGAGCTTGAGAAACAAAGATATTTATCATTAGGTATTAATGATTATCTCACTAAACCTATTCGCATTCAAGAATTGATGACAGCGCTAAAAAAATGTCAGCCACTAGTTGATAGTTTTAAAAATCAGGATATGCAAACAAAAGAAATAGAAGAGCAAGACACAATTAAACATCCTGTTGACTACGCTGCTTTAGACGAAATTTTGCAAATGGCAAGTTTTAATCCAGCAATAAATGCACGGGAATTTATTTTAGAAACTATTGACTATTATCTCGCAGAAACCCCAAAAATTTTACAAGATATCCATACCTATTTAGAGCAAAAAAAATATGCGAATTTGCGTCGTTGTGTGCATACACTTGCTTCTACCAGCGCTACTTTGGGTGCTGGGGATTTAGCAATTTTATGTAGGGAATTGGAAGCAATATTAATTCAAGAAAATTTTCATGATGTAGCAAATTTAATTGAGAAAATGCAAACAGAATATCACAGAGTACAAATTGCTTTACAACAGGAGCAAAAGAAATACAGCTATCCTCTGTGATCAGAATTGATAAAGGTAATGAGTTTATTCTAAAATTTGACAAAGACGGTTCATAAGTGCGGGAATATTACAAGGTATATTCACATAATCATAGCAACCTAAACTTAAAGCTTTTTCCACTTCGTTTAAATTACTCGATAACCACAAAACTTTAGAGCGTTGAGTTATTTTGTCACGTTTAAATTGTTTAAGAATTTCCAGTCCTTTTGGTTCTAGTAAATCATCTGCTAGTAAAATAATGCGACTATGCAAGGTAGAATTACTTCCTTTCAATATCTCTAAAGCAGTTTTACCATCTTGTAACCAGTGTGTATGATAACCGCGTGTTGTCATCGCCTGCAAAATTAGCTTTGCAAAAGCAGAATCTTGGTGTATCAAGATGACATCCATCAGGGAGAAAGGTTGAGATTGCAGAGGTCGCCAATTTGCTGGTAAAATGCGATCGCCACCACTTTCTCTAGCTTTTTCTAATACTAATCCAGCCGTTTGATAAAGAGTTTGAATGCTGGTTCCGTCTAGGGGATATTGACTGACTCCAGCGCTAAAGGTGATTGTAATTGCTTCTGAATCGGATGTTTGCAATTTGGTTTGGCGCAATTGTTCCAGTACCTGTGCTAACCATTCCACGCTGTTACACCGTCTCATTCCATACATTCCCACAATAAACTCGGCGCTATCCCAACGAGAGATAATATCTTCACTCCGCAGTTCCTGGCGTAATAAATACGTCAACCGACGCAGCATTTGTTCCCCTAGTTGATGTCCATAGTTGCGGTTAATCTGAGTTAAATTATCTAATGTGAGCACAGCTAAACAAAAAGGTTGTTGATATTGCTTGGCTATATGTAAAAACTTACTTAAATCTTGACTAGAACGGTGGCGATTAGGTAAACCCGTTAGTAAATCAATTTCTGCTTGTTCCCGCAACAACCGAGTGCGTTCCAAACGGTTAAAAATCCGGGTAATTAACTCTGGGGCTACAATTGGTTTACTAACATAATCATCACCACCAGCAGCAAATATTTTTTGAATAGTTTCTGTATCTCGTTGTCCAGTAAGAAATACAATTGGTAGCCACGCCCAACGCGAATCATTACGTAAAGTTTGACATAGTTCAATACCATCAATATCCGGCATTTGTACATCCAGGATGAGCAAATCTGGTGTCAATTGTACCAATTCATCCCAAAAATTTTTAGGGTGACGGAGAGTAGTAATTTGTAGTCCCCAAGGTGTTAATAATGTTTGTAAAAAACGTAAGGTCATCCAATCATCATCTACAACTAAAACCTTTGCTTCTGTCGGGAGTGAATGAGGTTTTAGTGCTTGAGTGATAGCTGCTAAAATTTGCTCTGAGGCGATAGGTTTGCGAAGAAAGCTTTTAATTTTATAGCGATTAATTGCTAGTTTTTTTTGTGTTTGTTCACCGTTATGAAAGACTATTACTGGGATAGGAGGCATTTGTTTTGACAATTCGTCTAGGAGAATTAATGCTTCTTCTTGAGTATTTTCATTAACTAAATCTAGTAACACTATGTCTGGAGGAACTCGCCGAATAGCGGCTAAAGCTAACTGGGGATGAGGTGCGATCGCTGTTTGTATTCCCCTCATATTAGCTGCAACAACTAAACTGTCAACCAGCTCTTGATCTTGATCTACAATTAACAATCTAGTCTGGACTATATCTGGCTCATTTTTATGATTAACGCTATCGTCGATTGTTTCTTTGGCTATTTCTTGTGGAGTTACACATTCAACCAGTAAACGTATTTTTTTTACTTCCTCTGTTAAAAAATCTTGCTGTTTTTGTGTTAAATTTTCTGGTTTTTGTAACAGTATTTCTATCTCTCTAGCAGTCTCAGTAGATGCAAATAATCCCATTATTCCTAAAGAACTAATTAATTTGTGCGATTCTTGTTTAGCTGTTTCCCATGCATGAACATTCAAAAAACTATATTTTATGTTTTCAATACATTGTTCTAGAATGAAAATCTGGTCAAGTACTTTTAGTTTCGTTTCTTCTGAGATATTTGTATTCATCTCCTGATAGCTTTGTGAACGGTAAGAATGAGATATCACCTCTTTTTGTTTCACCTTTTGTAAAGCTGGGTTAAGACGATAACCTAAGCCATAAACAGTTTCAATTAAATCATCTGCGCTCACAGTTTTTAGTTTTTGTCTGAGCCTTTTAATTAGTGCTCTTACAGTATCAGGTGTGGGTGGTTCATCCTCTAAAGACCACAACTGATTGAGAATGCTACTTTGACTGTGAGTTTTTTCTGTATGTCTCATGAACAATTCTAATAAAGCATATTCTTTAGCAGTGAGATGCAAAACCACACCACTATAAGTCACCTCACATTGACTAGGATCTAATCGCAAATTTCCCCATTCTAAGGTAGGTGATCCAGTTGTCGTCTTGCGACGTAGTAAGGCGCGAATCCTGGCTTCTAATTCTGGTAATGGTATCGGTTTAACGACATAATCATCTGCACCAGCATCCAGACCAAGAATCTTATCGTCAGTCGTACCTCTACCAGTTAAAAGCAGTACTAGCAGTTGCAAGCCTTTAGCCCGTAATCGCCGACAGAAACTTATTCCATCTAGTTTTGGCAACATCACATCTAACACAATTAAATCATAGCTAGCTGCTTCTAAAAAACTCCAACCTTCCTCACCATCTTTAGCAACATCTACGGTATAACGTTGCTCAGTCAAATTTGCTTTGAGCAAATGAGAAAACAATTCATCGTCGTCTATAAGCAAAATTCTCATGACTGAAATTAGTGAATATTTCTGAAATAGTATCATTTAATTTTCAGCAAATTATAAAATTTACCTCTCAATAAAAATAGAGATTTTTGTCACAAGTTTGTCACATTTATTTTTTTATAATGCACTCTGGAAAAGTTTTAACAAAAAAGCATATCCTTTGTTTAATAAATATTGAAATTTACAAATTAAGGTAATTTGTTTGATAGCACCAAAAATAAAAATAAATGGAATATTTAAAATTAACTCGTGAATTAAAAATTCAAAGTACATCCCTTGATGTCAAAAAATTTGCTGATTGCCCATCTGACGTGCTTCTGGGTCAAGATGTCAGACTCGGATTTCCTGAAGTAATTGGCATTGAAGATATTTTGATCGATATCCTAGAAAATCGCCGACAGCAGTTTGATTTAGAAGGGATTGTCAGGATTTTACCAGGTAATAAACCTTTATACTTTGATTTATGTATCAGAATGTTTAGTAATCAGTTATTTTTATTTTTTGAAGAAGTGACTATGCAGATGCTTTGGCAACAAACTTTATTAGAACAAACTCACGAAAATAGTTTATTTTTGTTGCGCTTAAATGCTTTTCAAAATCAAGGTGACTGAGGAGGTTCGTAAACAGTTTCTTTGGGTCAATCGATGCAATCCTTTTATCCCAAGGGAGGCTTCGCCGTGAGCGTCAGCCGAACGGTTAAAATCTCACCCACAAGGGGGGCTTATTTTCCCTGTTCCCTCTTCCCTTTCATTGCTTCGTCTGGATGCGGCGGCAGAGACTGTAACAATAATGATATGCATTACAGGAAAATCTGATGAACCGCTCGAAAATAGTTGCTATTGTTACGGGTGCGATTTCGATCCTCTTGGCGATCGCTTACTTAATCATTGTCCAAATCCTCGACTACCGAGATATGAAACCCGCCCCCATCACCCTACTCGACTCACCACCAGCGATCACTGTTTTGAGTCCATATCTTGACAAAACTACCAAAGTGTAGATTTCATTCTACTGGTTTCCGGGGACGCATATAACTGCGTCTCTTGTCATTTATGTCAATTACTTAAAACCAATGGTTACTATTTGTTAACCCCTGGGTTAATGTATAGATTCAACAAAATAATTAATATTTATTAATCAAATGCTACGCTATATAAGAATTACTTAGAGTAAATATCGCCTATTTGTTTCGCCTAAGTAATTCCATTTTGTCTGAGATAAAGGTAAGCTATTTCTAACAATATTAAACAAAGATAAATTTCCTTTATCTGAAATACGGGTTGACTGAAGCTAGCGACTGCTGATTCACAGACCCAAATTTTGCTGCAAATATAGAGGTAAATTCAT is a genomic window of Fortiea contorta PCC 7126 containing:
- a CDS encoding ATP-binding protein codes for the protein MNSLFTNLLSLQRIEYLIIDQELNILEKSLGVERLDTCEQAHKGQDIRLIFPELTGLEDIFQEILQGRRNNFKLKGMMRSAVNNSDAPVYIDICITNNIHNNYQSHELMILIEDVTNRMVLEQALTQATNEANLLLNKLSATNQYVNQIMESMVDVLMVTTLSGKIKKLNLSAQVLLEYSEAELIGQPICKFITGVDNLITKTGEIQKTSLTNIHQELNSPTISVPLIKEAESVCHTRTGKIIPVAFSCSMVQTEVEHFQGYVYIIRDITERKQAELAKREFIAMISHEIRTPITSVTGMASLLLNSELSIQQQDFVKTIYSSSNILLKIINDILDFSKIDSGKIEIETQPFNLIICLHEAINLLLPKAREKGLKLTLLELSDLPEMIVGDITRLRQVLVNLLNNAIKFTEVGDVEISVKVFKKQELKNAVEIQFAVRDTGIGIPSDRFERLFLAFSQVNASITRQYGGTGLGLAVCKQLCELMGGRIWVESQVNVGSKFYFTIVAPVFDEPGGNNADIANDTQINTRMAKQFPLRILLVEDHIINQRMIGLMLQGMGYQPDIVNNGLEALAALHRQLYDVVLMDIQMPQMDGLTATQHIYQEWTKETRPWIIALTASAMREVELEKQRYLSLGINDYLTKPIRIQELMTALKKCQPLVDSFKNQDMQTKEIEEQDTIKHPVDYAALDEILQMASFNPAINAREFILETIDYYLAETPKILQDIHTYLEQKKYANLRRCVHTLASTSATLGAGDLAILCRELEAILIQENFHDVANLIEKMQTEYHRVQIALQQEQKKYSYPL
- a CDS encoding response regulator, which codes for MRILLIDDDELFSHLLKANLTEQRYTVDVAKDGEEGWSFLEAASYDLIVLDVMLPKLDGISFCRRLRAKGLQLLVLLLTGRGTTDDKILGLDAGADDYVVKPIPLPELEARIRALLRRKTTTGSPTLEWGNLRLDPSQCEVTYSGVVLHLTAKEYALLELFMRHTEKTHSQSSILNQLWSLEDEPPTPDTVRALIKRLRQKLKTVSADDLIETVYGLGYRLNPALQKVKQKEVISHSYRSQSYQEMNTNISEETKLKVLDQIFILEQCIENIKYSFLNVHAWETAKQESHKLISSLGIMGLFASTETAREIEILLQKPENLTQKQQDFLTEEVKKIRLLVECVTPQEIAKETIDDSVNHKNEPDIVQTRLLIVDQDQELVDSLVVAANMRGIQTAIAPHPQLALAAIRRVPPDIVLLDLVNENTQEEALILLDELSKQMPPIPVIVFHNGEQTQKKLAINRYKIKSFLRKPIASEQILAAITQALKPHSLPTEAKVLVVDDDWMTLRFLQTLLTPWGLQITTLRHPKNFWDELVQLTPDLLILDVQMPDIDGIELCQTLRNDSRWAWLPIVFLTGQRDTETIQKIFAAGGDDYVSKPIVAPELITRIFNRLERTRLLREQAEIDLLTGLPNRHRSSQDLSKFLHIAKQYQQPFCLAVLTLDNLTQINRNYGHQLGEQMLRRLTYLLRQELRSEDIISRWDSAEFIVGMYGMRRCNSVEWLAQVLEQLRQTKLQTSDSEAITITFSAGVSQYPLDGTSIQTLYQTAGLVLEKARESGGDRILPANWRPLQSQPFSLMDVILIHQDSAFAKLILQAMTTRGYHTHWLQDGKTALEILKGSNSTLHSRIILLADDLLEPKGLEILKQFKRDKITQRSKVLWLSSNLNEVEKALSLGCYDYVNIPCNIPALMNRLCQILE
- a CDS encoding Rab family GTPase, coding for MSIISKKICLIGDFGVGKTSLIRRFVEGQFSDQYLSTVGVKISRKLVNVTDNLSPDKQQLQMIIWDIEGSNRFKAIAPSYFQGAKGAVIIGDMTVKDTLDHLLGHIQSFLAVSPKSNIVIALNKSDLIENEYLESLRQFYKFSEIEPVIATYITSAKTGENVGEIFETLAQKLI